In Methanosarcina barkeri MS, a single window of DNA contains:
- a CDS encoding right-handed parallel beta-helix repeat-containing protein, with amino-acid sequence MSRSQTNAKLIFILLLFFIASIVYIEETNNKEKYSSNPTNINVHPGDSIQRAINNAKSGDTVIVYSGSYKENLVVDKSIDIISNPGESNDTVIQAANTRKDVFHVTANDVTISGFNITGAKNKAGIYYSGSDGNITRNKLVYNEYGILLKKSNNILIENNTLFQNQYGIHLENSNNNWLNRNNISNADIMVDIDGISLEDSDNNKLINNIVSNTWRGIYLSDSSDNELNKNLASANYFSVTLENSDNNKLLNNTINLHGYTFSINLGNSQNNILKGNTAGLSTEIKVVYSFDSKNNTLEGEQYIVNEQGRVLAVESK; translated from the coding sequence ATGTCTCGCTCACAAACTAATGCAAAATTAATATTTATCTTATTATTATTTTTTATTGCTTCAATAGTATATATTGAAGAAACAAATAATAAAGAAAAATATTCCAGTAATCCAACAAATATTAATGTACACCCTGGTGATTCGATACAGCGAGCAATAAACAATGCCAAATCCGGTGACACTGTTATTGTTTACTCAGGATCATATAAGGAGAATTTAGTTGTAGACAAATCCATAGATATAATATCGAACCCTGGAGAGTCAAATGATACTGTTATTCAGGCTGCAAACACAAGAAAAGATGTATTTCATGTAACTGCGAATGATGTGACAATCAGCGGATTTAATATTACTGGGGCAAAAAACAAAGCTGGTATATACTATAGCGGGTCTGATGGTAATATAACTAGAAATAAATTAGTTTATAACGAATATGGAATATTATTAAAAAAATCCAATAATATTTTAATTGAAAATAACACTCTTTTTCAGAATCAGTATGGAATTCATCTAGAAAACTCTAACAATAACTGGTTAAATAGAAACAATATCTCAAATGCTGATATAATGGTTGATATAGATGGTATTAGTCTTGAAGATTCTGATAATAATAAATTGATTAATAATATTGTATCAAACACCTGGAGAGGTATATATCTCAGTGACTCTTCAGATAATGAGCTTAATAAAAATTTAGCTTCAGCTAATTATTTCAGCGTCACCCTAGAAAATTCTGACAATAATAAACTTTTGAATAATACTATTAATTTGCATGGATATACATTTTCAATCAACCTTGGAAATTCTCAAAATAACATATTAAAAGGTAACACTGCAGGATTGAGTACCGAAATTAAAGTAGTATATAGTTTTGACAGTAAAAATAATACATTAGAAGGAGAGCAATATATTGTAAACGAGCAAGGAAGAGTGCTGGCAGTAGAATCAAAATGA
- a CDS encoding C39 family peptidase: MIEKSADVETVSSRASTIKIMTTVPFETVYIGCSPTASAMVLEYWDAHGYPNFPSGHTLIQELATAMVTDPITGSTYHSHIAGGIETVCQNYQYTNFDAVYNSDLSMSEAVTEINANRPFILGMTNGGVGSGYPSTSPYGNHSVTCMGYSDGTTTDYLFIHDTWDGVNTHSITFGSWDSARSTWVRP; this comes from the coding sequence ATGATAGAAAAAAGCGCTGATGTAGAAACTGTATCAAGTAGAGCGTCGACTATTAAAATAATGACGACTGTTCCTTTTGAGACTGTGTATATTGGTTGTTCTCCAACTGCATCTGCCATGGTTCTGGAATATTGGGATGCTCATGGATATCCAAATTTCCCAAGCGGTCATACATTAATACAAGAATTGGCAACGGCAATGGTCACTGATCCTATTACGGGTTCTACATATCATAGTCACATTGCTGGTGGTATAGAAACAGTTTGTCAAAATTATCAGTATACAAACTTTGATGCTGTATATAATAGTGATTTGTCTATGTCCGAAGCTGTGACAGAAATTAATGCAAATAGACCATTTATCCTAGGTATGACAAATGGTGGGGTTGGGAGTGGATATCCATCAACTTCACCTTATGGAAATCACTCTGTTACATGTATGGGCTATTCTGATGGGACGACAACAGATTATCTTTTCATTCATGATACTTGGGATGGTGTAAATACCCATAGTATCACTTTTGGAAGCTGGGACAGTGCAAGATCAACGTGGGTGAGACCTTAA
- a CDS encoding P-loop NTPase family protein, with product MKTRRLANTSKLILNVLLLGIFITSLSSVAFAETDTSPTSTDEQTSTPLSIDEAKEIAAFYLVELSGTIPELEEWEDAVVEPDITFYDLEGNITAYSFDVMKNNEYDGFILISATKNKYPILEFSKGKLQNKISTMTKKSQNAAVNYAKKNKLNVVESVPIYEGATFYYSQYNLQDSKDGNKKKVIVDLVTSNIINAEEENTSASMNKVETAKSDEIKKAWDDLENRMIEKSVG from the coding sequence ATGAAAACAAGAAGATTAGCTAATACGAGTAAATTAATACTTAATGTATTATTATTGGGAATTTTTATAACGAGTTTAAGTTCTGTCGCTTTTGCAGAAACAGACACATCCCCAACAAGTACCGATGAACAAACATCTACACCCCTGAGTATAGATGAGGCAAAAGAAATTGCAGCTTTTTATCTGGTAGAACTCTCTGGAACAATACCTGAATTAGAGGAATGGGAAGATGCAGTTGTTGAACCTGACATTACATTTTATGACCTTGAAGGGAATATAACAGCATACTCCTTTGACGTGATGAAAAATAACGAATATGATGGTTTTATACTAATATCTGCTACCAAAAATAAATATCCAATTCTTGAATTTTCAAAGGGAAAACTCCAAAATAAAATCTCTACAATGACCAAGAAATCACAAAATGCAGCAGTAAACTATGCAAAGAAAAATAAGCTGAATGTTGTGGAAAGTGTACCTATCTACGAAGGCGCAACGTTCTACTATAGTCAATATAACCTTCAAGACAGCAAAGACGGGAATAAAAAGAAAGTTATTGTAGATCTTGTTACATCAAATATAATAAATGCAGAGGAGGAAAATACCTCAGCCAGTATGAATAAAGTAGAAACGGCCAAAAGTGATGAAATAAAAAAAGCGTGGGATGATTTAGAAAACAGAATGATAGAAAAAAGCGTGGGATGA
- a CDS encoding YncE family protein has product MESKTVSTILVTAFLIPLSSMTTLNKVRRQHTLIRAFGITALAILVLVGVVGAAPFAYVTSIGIDTGTVFVIDTATDNLTAVVPVEGWAGEAAINPAGTKVYVTDSSGFSTNIFVIDTATNKVDAVVDVGGYPVGVAVNPKGSRVYVTKRYSRVDDDSNNVSVINTVIGSSTNTVMDPVNLGLSTYNIAFSPDGKKIYATNNRNNTTSVIDATTNKIIASVPVGDYPTDIAVSPDGNQVYVINSGSNTISIIDTAINNVIGNVSVGDGPSDIAVSPDGTNVYVTNWRSDNVSVINAATNTVTATISVGSTPFGVAVTSDGKKVYVANSAVYSSDYEGNVSVIDAATNKVTATVNTGKYTMNCPTGIVIGPSISSDMTDQKIKVTSYETGQSTMATLNATGDLGVKETNLSSSEEKNAVKFNNSNSESINDNSINDNSNNNFESDSANGSDGNESSKSNSIPGFGLFAGLVCLYAGQKLRKK; this is encoded by the coding sequence ATGGAAAGTAAAACTGTATCAACAATACTGGTTACCGCTTTTTTGATTCCACTTTCATCTATGACAACGCTTAACAAAGTACGTAGACAACATACTCTCATAAGAGCTTTTGGAATAACGGCACTTGCGATTTTAGTACTGGTGGGAGTGGTAGGTGCAGCTCCATTTGCATATGTGACGAGTATAGGAATCGACACTGGAACTGTCTTTGTAATTGACACAGCAACTGACAATCTTACAGCCGTGGTGCCTGTAGAAGGCTGGGCTGGAGAAGCTGCAATCAATCCTGCAGGAACAAAGGTATATGTGACGGACTCATCAGGATTCAGTACCAATATCTTTGTAATTGACACAGCGACAAATAAGGTTGATGCAGTAGTAGATGTTGGAGGGTATCCAGTAGGAGTTGCGGTTAACCCAAAAGGGTCAAGGGTTTATGTGACGAAACGCTACAGTAGAGTGGATGATGACAGCAACAATGTTTCTGTAATTAACACAGTAATTGGCTCATCCACAAACACTGTAATGGACCCGGTTAATTTGGGGCTGAGTACTTATAACATTGCATTCTCACCAGATGGAAAAAAAATCTATGCTACGAACAATCGCAACAATACTACTTCTGTGATTGATGCTACTACAAACAAAATCATAGCCTCTGTGCCTGTAGGGGACTATCCGACTGATATTGCAGTCAGTCCAGATGGAAATCAGGTGTATGTGATTAATTCAGGCAGCAACACTATTTCTATAATTGATACAGCTATAAACAATGTTATAGGAAATGTGTCTGTAGGGGATGGGCCCAGTGATATTGCAGTCAGTCCCGATGGAACGAACGTCTACGTGACAAATTGGCGAAGTGACAATGTTTCTGTAATTAACGCAGCAACAAATACTGTTACAGCTACAATATCTGTAGGATCAACTCCTTTTGGAGTTGCAGTCACCTCAGATGGAAAAAAGGTATATGTGGCAAACTCTGCCGTCTACTCCAGTGACTACGAAGGTAATGTCTCTGTAATTGACGCAGCCACAAACAAAGTTACAGCAACTGTGAATACAGGAAAATATACTATGAACTGCCCTACTGGAATTGTCATAGGGCCATCTATAAGTTCTGACATGACTGATCAAAAAATAAAGGTAACCTCTTATGAAACTGGCCAGAGTACAATGGCGACTTTAAATGCAACTGGAGATCTCGGAGTTAAAGAAACGAATTTATCATCATCAGAAGAAAAAAATGCTGTCAAATTCAATAATTCAAACAGTGAGAGTATTAACGATAATAGTATTAACGATAATAGTAACAATAATTTTGAGTCTGATAGTGCTAATGGCTCAGATGGAAACGAATCGAGCAAAAGTAACTCTATTCCAGGCTTCGGATTATTTGCCGGTTTGGTCTGCCTGTATGCAGGACAGAAACTCAGGAAGAAGTAA
- a CDS encoding TIGR04083 family peptide-modifying radical SAM enzyme, with protein MPFHVMLIPTLGCPANCSYCWSSEEKSPIMSIETIKEVVEWLKTFRGDAVTFTFHGGEPLLAGAEFYREALPLLVEGLSSRKIAFAIQTNLWKMTPEIAEIFAEYGVPIGSSLDGPKELNDLQRGKGYYDKTMRGYEIAREHGLNVRFITTFTSHSVKQKEEIFNFYLEKGLTLKLHPCLPSLKGDNPDKWTLAPEEYGELLIYLLDKYLENLGRIDVMNIDQLCKCVFTGRGTVCTYVDCMGDTFAVGPEGNIYPCYRFVGMPEYVMGNVYDRPTMADLAQSEAWKQMHRYKEYVDTACNKCAHIKYCRGGCPYNAIVPTNGEIKGVDPHCTAYKMIFDEINKRVNEEMFGGSSGMDNMFMPQAMKPSKPGIMSLMLKKL; from the coding sequence ATGCCTTTTCATGTGATGCTTATCCCGACCCTTGGTTGTCCTGCTAACTGCAGCTACTGCTGGAGTTCCGAAGAAAAGTCCCCGATAATGAGTATTGAAACTATAAAAGAAGTGGTTGAGTGGCTTAAAACTTTTAGAGGAGATGCTGTAACTTTCACTTTCCACGGTGGAGAACCACTCCTGGCAGGAGCAGAATTTTATCGGGAAGCATTGCCTCTTCTGGTTGAAGGTTTGAGTTCCAGGAAAATCGCGTTTGCAATACAGACAAACCTCTGGAAAATGACCCCTGAGATAGCCGAAATTTTTGCGGAATACGGGGTTCCGATAGGTTCCAGCCTGGATGGTCCAAAGGAACTTAATGACCTGCAGAGGGGAAAAGGATACTACGATAAAACCATGAGAGGCTATGAAATTGCCAGGGAACATGGGCTTAATGTGAGGTTCATTACCACTTTCACTTCTCATTCCGTAAAACAAAAGGAAGAAATTTTTAATTTTTATCTTGAGAAAGGATTGACACTCAAACTCCACCCCTGCCTGCCTTCTTTAAAAGGTGACAATCCTGATAAATGGACTCTTGCTCCTGAAGAGTACGGAGAATTATTAATCTATCTTCTGGATAAATATCTGGAAAACCTGGGCCGGATTGACGTTATGAACATCGATCAGCTGTGCAAATGCGTATTCACAGGCAGGGGAACGGTCTGCACCTATGTTGACTGTATGGGAGATACCTTTGCAGTCGGCCCTGAAGGAAACATATATCCCTGTTATCGCTTTGTTGGGATGCCTGAATATGTTATGGGCAATGTTTATGACCGTCCGACAATGGCAGACCTTGCCCAGTCCGAAGCCTGGAAGCAGATGCACCGGTATAAAGAATATGTGGACACTGCATGCAACAAATGCGCCCATATCAAATATTGCAGAGGTGGATGCCCGTACAACGCAATAGTGCCCACGAATGGTGAGATTAAGGGTGTAGATCCTCACTGCACCGCCTACAAGATGATTTTTGATGAAATAAACAAGCGTGTCAATGAGGAAATGTTCGGTGGATCCTCAGGAATGGACAATATGTTTATGCCCCAGGCAATGAAACCTTCAAAACCAGGAATAATGTCTCTCATGCTTAAGAAACTCTGA
- a CDS encoding inorganic diphosphatase — MKIVIETPKYSFWKYNKTEKGYEKAFFSPLLTIFNYGFVEGTKSADGMEEDVVVLGPHMPRGSTLKRDTFDGIVKFLDDSIRDDKKIVYISGFHSPVLLAYYFRLYALFKIFLYAFRERRIATCRFEGIEFRKLR, encoded by the coding sequence ATGAAAATTGTTATAGAGACCCCAAAATACAGTTTCTGGAAATATAATAAAACCGAAAAAGGCTATGAAAAGGCTTTCTTTTCCCCATTGCTCACAATTTTCAATTACGGCTTTGTAGAGGGAACGAAAAGCGCGGACGGCATGGAAGAAGATGTGGTAGTGCTGGGGCCCCACATGCCGAGAGGAAGTACACTTAAAAGGGACACTTTTGACGGTATTGTAAAATTTCTGGATGATTCGATAAGGGACGATAAGAAAATCGTATACATCAGCGGATTTCACTCTCCTGTCCTGCTTGCTTATTACTTCAGGCTTTATGCTCTTTTTAAGATCTTCCTGTATGCTTTCCGTGAGAGAAGAATTGCAACGTGCAGGTTTGAAGGAATTGAATTCCGAAAATTGCGCTGA